Proteins encoded in a region of the Diabrotica undecimpunctata isolate CICGRU unplaced genomic scaffold, icDiaUnde3 ctg00002821.1, whole genome shotgun sequence genome:
- the LOC140432102 gene encoding uncharacterized protein, with amino-acid sequence MFSDHPLVNLIHDICNKLTDHGVIVTIVWVPSHVGVVGNEAADVAAKEASTLDIPISNIQLHNDIKKMFKKRIYDKWQANWNTTQSHLHEIQPVIPSLELPPMPRRHKIILRRLRLGHTRLTHGFLMASTDPPSFGHCSNLVTVRHFLIECPHLSANRKQHQLGDNIKEMLSETQKFVNLFKYIKDIQVLSKL; translated from the coding sequence ATGTTCTCAGATCATCCTCTGGTAAATTTAATACATGACATATGTAATAAACTTACGGATCATGGAGTAATTGTCACTATTGTCTGGGTACCTTCACATGTAGGAGTTGTAGGAAATGAGGCTGCAGATGTAGCTGCAAAAGAAGCTTCTACTTTGGATATACCTATATCAAATATCCAGTTGCATAAtgatattaagaaaatgtttaaaaagcGTATATATGACAAATGGCAAGCTAATTGGAACACAACTCAGAGTCACTTACACGAGATACAACCAGTTATACCTTCCTTAGAGCTACCACCTATGCCCAGAAGACACAAGATTATTCTAAGAAGATTAAGACTTGGACACACTCGTCTTACACATGGCTTTCTAATGGCATCTACCGATCCCCCTTCATTCGGCCATTGCAGCAATCTGGTAACAGTCAGACATTTTCTTATAGAATGTCCGCATCTTTCTGCTAACAGAAAACAACACCAGTTGGgagataatattaaagaaatgttAAGTGAAACTCAGAAATTTGTAAACCtgtttaaatatataaaagacaTCCAAGTGCTTAGTAAACTCTAA